A single genomic interval of Lentimicrobium saccharophilum harbors:
- a CDS encoding type I restriction enzyme HsdR N-terminal domain-containing protein translates to MQPLNFPGYKFRIRETSQRREIFDPLRRRFVALTPEEWVRQHLIQYLCIDRKVPEHMVASERGLRVNRMPRRFDLLVFAPDGRPVMIAECKAPKVPLTEEVFFQASAYNLALKVDYLLITNGIEHYCAKVNYQDKQLDFCSDIPEYAVLCGNNLL, encoded by the coding sequence ATGCAACCGCTGAATTTTCCGGGTTACAAATTCAGGATCAGAGAAACATCTCAGCGACGTGAGATTTTTGACCCTTTGCGCAGACGATTTGTAGCCCTTACCCCTGAAGAGTGGGTCCGGCAGCACCTCATTCAGTATCTCTGTATTGACAGGAAAGTACCCGAACACATGGTCGCATCTGAGCGTGGTCTCAGGGTAAACCGTATGCCTCGCCGTTTTGATCTGCTGGTATTTGCGCCTGACGGACGTCCGGTGATGATTGCAGAATGCAAGGCTCCCAAGGTTCCGCTAACCGAAGAGGTTTTTTTTCAGGCATCTGCATATAATCTGGCATTGAAGGTTGATTATTTGTTAATTACCAATGGGATAGAGCATTATTGCGCAAAAGTGAACTACCAGGATAAGCAGCTGGATTTTTGCAGTGATATCCCGGAGTATGCTGTTTTGTGCGGTAATAACCTTTTATAA
- a CDS encoding DUF434 domain-containing protein encodes MDKFSVHFCDAIRDYLDFRARKYPAKSVLKLICDRYQLDAAERTMLFRGITLPETAQNRLAKLCGLPPAGSLFHVDYFNQCLIIVSYLTGKRVFISCDGVLRDASGFHGKKIPEHLFLRSVELVFKTLESFRPAGIIFYADNQINRADQLASVADELSGHASVNCRILMTDKADAELTSATEGIICTADSAIIDRAQLPVFDLAKYILENNFNPVFQDLRNICASTQFPQIPPAT; translated from the coding sequence ATGGACAAGTTTTCGGTTCACTTTTGTGATGCCATCAGGGATTACCTGGATTTCCGCGCAAGAAAATATCCTGCAAAAAGCGTTTTGAAGCTGATCTGTGACAGATATCAACTTGATGCCGCAGAAAGAACGATGCTTTTCCGGGGGATCACCCTGCCTGAAACTGCACAGAACAGACTGGCAAAGCTTTGCGGTCTGCCGCCGGCAGGGAGCCTTTTCCATGTTGACTATTTTAACCAATGCCTGATCATCGTAAGTTACCTAACCGGTAAAAGGGTCTTTATTTCCTGCGATGGTGTTTTAAGGGATGCATCAGGATTTCATGGAAAAAAGATTCCTGAGCATTTGTTTCTCAGATCAGTTGAGCTGGTTTTTAAAACACTCGAAAGTTTCCGACCCGCAGGCATAATTTTTTATGCTGATAATCAGATTAACCGGGCCGACCAATTGGCATCGGTTGCCGATGAATTATCCGGCCATGCATCCGTCAATTGCCGTATACTGATGACAGACAAGGCAGATGCAGAACTTACTTCGGCTACTGAAGGGATAATCTGTACCGCAGATTCGGCTATTATCGACCGCGCGCAATTGCCGGTTTTTGATCTGGCGAAATACATCCTGGAAAACAATTTCAATCCTGTATTTCAGGACCTCAGAAACATCTGTGCTTCAACGCAGTTTCCACAGATTCCTCCTGCCACCTGA
- a CDS encoding YqaE/Pmp3 family membrane protein, with amino-acid sequence MSILRVLLAIIFPPLAVLDKGCGSFLIVFILTLAGWIPGVIAALIILNKR; translated from the coding sequence ATGTCCATTCTCCGCGTTCTGCTGGCCATTATTTTTCCTCCCCTTGCCGTGCTGGATAAAGGGTGCGGCTCATTTCTCATTGTTTTTATACTTACCCTTGCCGGTTGGATTCCAGGGGTTATTGCCGCGCTCATTATTCTCAATAAGCGCTAA
- a CDS encoding tetratricopeptide repeat protein, giving the protein MKKGKMLKAFVAVVALTLSLNLATAQSIEDATNAYNRGVELAASDLPKAVEALLQAASIAEKAGPEAQEILTLSRQQVPVLQYNHATALYKEKKIDEAITNFELAHNYAVEFGDNGIQAKADDLLPKLYRVKGNNEYKAGKYIEALESFEKALGYDPDFAGAHLSKGLVYNKQNKNDEMKAAMDAAIEAGLKTNDSKTVEQARKFMSDNLIVDANAAFKKNDFNATVEMLNESVKYSESNPEAFYLFAVAYNKLSRWDDAIATAEKGMALEENTPAKQARFHFEIGMAQAGKGSTGDACASFKKAAVGPLAESANYQIKTVLKCS; this is encoded by the coding sequence ATGAAAAAAGGAAAAATGTTAAAGGCCTTTGTTGCTGTTGTTGCGCTCACGCTTAGTTTAAACCTGGCTACTGCCCAATCCATCGAAGATGCAACCAATGCCTATAACCGTGGTGTGGAACTTGCCGCATCCGACCTTCCCAAAGCAGTTGAAGCATTGTTGCAGGCAGCTTCGATTGCGGAAAAAGCAGGACCTGAGGCTCAGGAAATTCTAACGCTTTCAAGGCAACAGGTTCCGGTTCTTCAATACAATCATGCGACTGCATTGTATAAGGAGAAAAAAATTGATGAAGCCATCACCAACTTTGAACTTGCGCACAACTATGCAGTTGAGTTCGGCGATAACGGCATTCAGGCAAAAGCCGATGACCTTCTGCCCAAGTTATACCGTGTAAAAGGCAATAATGAATACAAGGCAGGCAAATACATTGAAGCGCTGGAAAGTTTTGAAAAAGCATTGGGTTATGACCCGGATTTTGCCGGTGCTCACCTCAGCAAAGGACTTGTTTACAACAAGCAGAACAAGAATGATGAGATGAAAGCTGCCATGGATGCTGCCATCGAAGCTGGTTTAAAAACCAATGACTCAAAAACCGTAGAGCAGGCCCGTAAATTTATGAGCGACAATCTGATTGTTGACGCCAATGCCGCTTTCAAGAAAAATGATTTCAATGCCACGGTAGAAATGCTGAATGAATCGGTTAAATACTCCGAAAGCAATCCTGAAGCATTTTACCTTTTCGCTGTAGCTTACAACAAACTCTCGCGTTGGGATGATGCCATAGCCACTGCAGAAAAAGGAATGGCACTTGAAGAAAATACTCCCGCCAAGCAAGCCAGATTCCATTTTGAGATCGGTATGGCCCAGGCAGGAAAAGGGTCAACCGGAGATGCCTGTGCTTCTTTCAAAAAGGCCGCTGTCGGCCCCCTGGCCGAATCTGCCAACTACCAGATTAAGACTGTCCTGAAGTGCAGCTGA
- a CDS encoding DUF3822 family protein, protein MPGEYQTQLSVYDRLFDPALSEEFYLSIRIEPDGLSFSVYSPVHNQYIGLESLTFPDSVRIKDGPMAGILYSDYLNRLLTTHPVLTRSYRKVCTIFHSRFFTLIPGPLFNDSLRGAYLQFVHKIGADSQILVQKLRSADIRLVYGIYRGLLHEVESRFPDTLMVHETGALLDSLLPRFKRTEAPELIFVNIEFDAAGIIVLRGGLPVFCNAFECRTYEDTVYFIMFVMEQLALNPEKTPLFLSGKAGKDDALFRLVAKYVKNVDILEQSGPHIGGYVTVQSKTHRYYTLLSPSLCES, encoded by the coding sequence ATGCCCGGTGAATATCAGACGCAGCTCAGCGTTTACGACCGTCTATTTGATCCGGCATTATCAGAAGAATTTTACCTGTCCATCCGGATTGAGCCGGATGGACTTTCTTTTTCCGTTTACTCGCCGGTTCATAACCAGTATATCGGGCTCGAATCTTTAACCTTTCCTGATTCGGTCCGCATTAAGGACGGGCCCATGGCCGGTATCCTTTACAGCGATTATCTGAACCGGCTTTTAACTACCCATCCGGTGCTTACCAGAAGTTACCGAAAGGTATGCACCATTTTCCACAGCCGCTTTTTTACCCTTATCCCGGGTCCTTTGTTTAACGATAGCCTGAGAGGTGCTTACCTGCAGTTTGTTCACAAAATCGGAGCAGATTCACAGATTCTGGTTCAGAAACTCAGATCCGCTGATATACGTCTGGTTTACGGCATTTACCGGGGATTGCTGCATGAGGTTGAATCACGGTTTCCGGACACCCTGATGGTCCATGAGACAGGGGCTCTGCTTGACTCACTGCTCCCGAGGTTTAAACGCACCGAAGCACCTGAACTTATCTTTGTTAATATTGAATTCGACGCTGCTGGGATTATTGTTCTAAGGGGCGGACTGCCGGTTTTCTGCAATGCATTTGAATGCCGCACGTACGAGGATACTGTTTACTTTATTATGTTTGTCATGGAACAACTGGCACTGAATCCTGAGAAAACGCCGCTGTTTCTGTCAGGGAAAGCCGGTAAGGATGACGCACTCTTCAGGCTGGTTGCAAAGTATGTAAAAAATGTTGACATACTTGAACAATCAGGACCTCACATCGGGGGTTATGTTACCGTTCAATCTAAAACTCACCGCTATTACACCCTTTTGAGCCCCTCGCTATGCGAATCATAA
- a CDS encoding RsmD family RNA methyltransferase — MRIISGTHKSRQIHAPRNLPVRPTTDLAKEALFNILVNHFDLEDVTVLDLFAGTGNITYEFASRGARGVTSIDLELRCVNFIRKTVTDLGFEAVLSFRSDAFRFLRNCDTRYDIIFCDPPYELQGVEEIPLTVMKRTLLKPGGWLVVEHSREYNFEGFEGFLQKRKYGKVNFSIFSQPEA, encoded by the coding sequence ATGCGAATCATAAGCGGAACCCATAAAAGCAGGCAAATCCATGCCCCCCGCAACCTGCCTGTAAGGCCGACCACTGACCTAGCCAAAGAGGCGCTGTTTAATATTCTCGTGAATCATTTCGACCTGGAGGATGTAACGGTGCTTGACCTTTTTGCCGGAACAGGGAATATCACCTATGAATTTGCCAGCAGGGGAGCCAGGGGCGTGACAAGCATTGATCTTGAACTGAGATGCGTAAACTTCATCAGAAAAACAGTAACGGACCTTGGCTTCGAGGCAGTGCTTTCATTCAGGTCGGATGCCTTCAGATTCTTGCGTAACTGCGATACCCGTTATGATATTATCTTCTGTGACCCGCCTTACGAGCTGCAGGGGGTTGAAGAGATCCCCCTCACAGTAATGAAGCGAACCCTGCTGAAACCCGGTGGCTGGCTGGTTGTTGAACACTCGCGCGAATACAACTTCGAAGGTTTTGAAGGGTTTTTACAAAAACGGAAGTACGGGAAGGTTAATTTCAGCATCTTCAGCCAGCCGGAAGCCTGA
- the coaD gene encoding pantetheine-phosphate adenylyltransferase, which produces MIKRAVFPGSFDPITRGHENIIRRALPLFDEIIVAIGLNIEKKNYFDLNDRIRWIQMVFADCPRIKVDSYSGLTVDYCRDVSASFILRGLRTSADFEFERTVGQVNKKLYPDIETVFLLTTPDYTSINSSIVRDVYKNGGDVSIFIPDAVKLPVTGKNK; this is translated from the coding sequence ATGATCAAACGAGCAGTTTTTCCGGGTTCTTTCGATCCTATAACCCGCGGACACGAAAACATTATCCGCAGGGCCCTGCCCCTGTTCGATGAGATTATTGTTGCAATCGGCCTTAACATTGAAAAGAAAAATTATTTCGATCTCAACGACAGGATCAGATGGATTCAAATGGTTTTTGCAGACTGTCCCCGGATAAAAGTGGACAGCTATTCCGGATTAACGGTGGATTACTGCAGGGACGTTTCGGCTTCTTTTATTCTCAGAGGGTTGCGCACCTCCGCCGATTTTGAGTTTGAACGGACCGTGGGCCAGGTCAATAAAAAACTTTACCCCGACATAGAAACAGTATTTCTGCTGACCACCCCGGATTATACCTCCATAAACTCTTCCATCGTTCGCGATGTATACAAAAATGGCGGAGATGTCAGTATATTTATACCGGATGCGGTAAAACTACCTGTAACAGGAAAAAACAAATAA
- a CDS encoding NUDIX hydrolase, translating to MYKVFYNDCPVILTDSLPEVKSEESGRVAVINSRRDLKEAVKYFLKIPSSQPLTIYNNGNIKKLLDDFISLFWYLEASGGIVRNLTGERLFIYRFGRWDLPKGKIEKNETPAAAAIREVTEETGITGHNLVAELPSTFHIYEHKGKKVLKRTYWYAMSYTGNAIPVPQLEEEITRAEWIEKSNLSTILSSTYASLHDLIRFDINLRP from the coding sequence ATGTACAAAGTTTTTTATAATGATTGTCCGGTAATTCTTACTGATTCACTACCTGAGGTGAAATCAGAAGAAAGCGGGCGTGTAGCTGTGATAAACTCGCGCAGGGATTTGAAAGAGGCTGTAAAATACTTTCTGAAAATCCCCTCATCCCAACCGCTTACAATATATAACAACGGAAACATAAAGAAATTGCTCGACGACTTTATTTCACTCTTCTGGTACCTTGAGGCATCGGGCGGCATTGTCCGGAATCTGACCGGTGAACGGTTGTTTATTTACAGATTCGGGAGATGGGACCTGCCAAAAGGCAAGATTGAAAAAAATGAAACACCTGCCGCTGCCGCGATAAGGGAGGTTACAGAAGAAACCGGAATCACAGGGCATAATCTTGTTGCAGAACTGCCTTCGACTTTTCATATATATGAACATAAAGGCAAAAAGGTACTGAAAAGGACTTACTGGTATGCAATGTCGTACACAGGCAATGCCATTCCGGTTCCGCAACTTGAGGAAGAAATTACCCGGGCAGAATGGATTGAGAAAAGCAACTTAAGCACCATTCTCAGCAGTACCTATGCCTCATTGCACGATCTGATCCGTTTTGACATCAACCTCAGGCCCTGA
- the pyrE gene encoding orotate phosphoribosyltransferase: MSKNDSLALDTAEFLLQIKAIKLDVNNPFTWSSGIKSPIYCDNRKILSYPKVRTFVRQEFAKMIGEEFGSIDLIAGVATGAIAHGVLVAQDLGLPFVYVRSAKKEHGLTNQIEGVVESGQSVVVVEDLVSTGQSSLAAVKALRDAGCNVKGMVAIFTYGLDSAKTNFKKEKCTLRTLTNYDQLIKQALERDYIKESDLQSLISWRENPENWGK; this comes from the coding sequence ATGAGTAAAAATGATTCACTAGCACTGGATACAGCAGAGTTCTTATTGCAAATTAAAGCAATAAAACTTGACGTTAATAATCCTTTTACATGGAGTTCGGGGATTAAGTCTCCGATTTACTGTGATAACCGTAAGATTTTATCCTATCCAAAGGTACGCACTTTTGTACGTCAGGAGTTTGCCAAAATGATCGGAGAGGAGTTTGGCTCCATTGATCTGATTGCCGGTGTTGCAACCGGGGCTATCGCCCACGGGGTACTGGTGGCTCAGGATCTTGGCCTGCCTTTTGTTTATGTCCGTTCTGCCAAGAAAGAGCATGGTCTTACCAACCAGATTGAGGGGGTTGTTGAGTCGGGCCAATCGGTGGTGGTAGTTGAAGACCTGGTATCCACCGGACAGAGCAGCCTTGCTGCGGTGAAGGCTCTGCGCGACGCAGGTTGCAACGTAAAGGGCATGGTGGCGATTTTTACCTATGGGCTTGATTCCGCCAAAACCAATTTCAAAAAGGAAAAATGCACCCTTCGTACGCTTACCAATTATGATCAGTTGATCAAGCAGGCCCTTGAAAGGGATTACATCAAGGAATCTGATCTCCAGTCACTGATCAGCTGGCGCGAGAATCCGGAAAACTGGGGTAAATAA
- a CDS encoding SRPBCC family protein, whose translation MATFNSDEVIIARDPGYIFEFLADFGNFEKLMPPQVTDWKSDSESCSFNIQNMATLGMRYRSRIPNSRIDIVADGKVPFPFDLQCFIDETGTDTSRVKLQFNADLSPMLMMMASRPLGNFINILAVKLKEICEAVS comes from the coding sequence ATGGCAACATTCAATAGTGATGAGGTGATTATTGCCCGTGATCCCGGGTATATCTTTGAATTTCTCGCAGACTTCGGCAATTTTGAGAAACTGATGCCGCCTCAGGTAACCGACTGGAAGTCGGACAGCGAAAGCTGCAGTTTTAACATCCAGAACATGGCAACACTTGGAATGCGCTACAGGTCGCGGATTCCCAATAGCCGGATAGATATCGTTGCCGATGGAAAAGTTCCGTTTCCTTTTGATCTTCAGTGTTTTATTGATGAAACCGGAACGGATACATCCAGGGTTAAGCTGCAGTTTAATGCCGATCTCAGCCCTATGCTGATGATGATGGCTTCGCGCCCATTGGGCAATTTTATCAATATCCTGGCAGTGAAGCTGAAGGAAATCTGTGAAGCGGTCAGCTGA
- a CDS encoding biotin--[acetyl-CoA-carboxylase] ligase, whose amino-acid sequence MKSKLPGMIELRETASTNDYMEMLLNTSNPEEGLIVYAKYQTSGKGQENNRWESEAGKNILATAVLYPCFLRPDQQFFLTIVVSLSVCTLISKTEPTLQPMIKWPNDIYLNNRKIAGILIKNALSGNNIQHTITGLGMNINQTSFSANAPLAVSLSGITGKTYHIPTLLTNWHESLMWWYSQLRENRFSLLEAAYLDRLYLINQPAEFIINGKRLTAMIAGIGEFGKLRLNGEDGSEYLCDLKEVVFVPSGK is encoded by the coding sequence ATGAAGTCAAAGTTACCTGGAATGATTGAACTCCGCGAAACCGCTTCGACCAACGATTATATGGAGATGCTGCTGAACACTTCAAACCCGGAAGAGGGATTAATTGTTTACGCAAAGTATCAGACTTCAGGCAAAGGGCAGGAAAATAACCGCTGGGAAAGTGAAGCCGGTAAAAATATCCTGGCAACCGCGGTGCTCTATCCATGCTTCCTACGCCCGGATCAGCAGTTTTTCCTGACAATTGTTGTTTCCTTGTCAGTATGTACACTGATCAGTAAAACAGAGCCAACATTGCAGCCAATGATCAAATGGCCAAACGATATCTATCTGAATAATAGAAAAATTGCAGGAATACTGATAAAAAACGCCCTGAGCGGCAACAACATTCAGCATACAATTACCGGCCTCGGCATGAACATCAACCAGACCAGCTTTTCAGCCAACGCGCCGCTGGCGGTGTCCCTGTCAGGAATCACCGGCAAAACCTATCATATCCCGACGCTTCTGACAAATTGGCACGAAAGTCTGATGTGGTGGTACAGCCAACTCAGGGAAAACCGGTTCTCCTTGCTTGAGGCTGCATACCTCGACCGGCTTTACCTGATTAATCAGCCGGCTGAGTTCATAATAAATGGGAAACGTTTAACGGCTATGATTGCCGGTATTGGTGAATTCGGGAAACTCAGGCTGAACGGAGAGGATGGTAGTGAATATTTATGCGATCTGAAGGAAGTAGTTTTTGTCCCTTCCGGCAAATAA
- the rsfS gene encoding ribosome silencing factor, with translation MAGKKVRSASEMLATIVTEGIFEKKGEDVVTIDLRKMHNAVADFFVVCHAGSRAQVEAIADSVQMEVKKAVGHNVWKKEGFENAEWVLLDYVDVVVHIFQETARKYYRLEDLWADAEIRLCKPAPPAKKKTKKNASAEEV, from the coding sequence ATGGCGGGTAAAAAAGTCAGGTCTGCATCCGAAATGCTGGCCACTATCGTAACAGAAGGAATTTTTGAGAAAAAAGGAGAAGATGTAGTGACCATCGATCTCCGTAAAATGCATAATGCGGTGGCCGACTTTTTTGTAGTTTGCCATGCCGGTTCCCGTGCCCAGGTAGAGGCCATTGCTGATTCAGTGCAGATGGAGGTAAAAAAGGCGGTAGGGCATAATGTATGGAAGAAAGAAGGATTTGAGAATGCAGAATGGGTATTGCTGGATTATGTAGATGTTGTTGTTCACATATTTCAGGAAACTGCCCGGAAATACTATCGCCTGGAAGATTTGTGGGCCGACGCTGAAATCAGGCTTTGCAAGCCTGCACCTCCGGCGAAGAAAAAAACAAAGAAAAACGCATCCGCAGAGGAAGTCTGA
- the ftsH gene encoding ATP-dependent zinc metalloprotease FtsH, producing the protein MNDTNEKKPESNNRPDPKLKNNKPRFSYYWIYALLAVLIIGLQLMNWNTTVKNIGWGELKEMILNQEIERLVLVNKEFAEVFIKKDKLALEKFKEVRPGEGFGSTRPQYVYNIGSVETFEKDVSDIQKDFEKPVYIENLTRRNVWGDALSWILPVLLLIGAWFFIMRMMSRGAGGGGQIFNIGKSKAQLFDKDTHVSINFNDVAGLEEAKVEIMEIVDFLKNPKKYTTLGGKIPKGALLVGPPGTGKTLLAKAVAGEAKVPFFSLSGSDFVEMFVGVGASRVRDLFKQAKEKAPCIIFIDEIDAIGRARGRNQITGANDERENTLNQLLTEMDGFATNAGVIILAATNRADILDRALLRAGRFDRQIHVELPDLEERKAIFKVHMKPLKFDESVGVDFLSKQTPGFSGADIANVCNEAALIAARRNKTEISKQDFMDAIDRIIGGLEKRNKIISPQEKKVIAFHEAGHAAVSWLLQYAHPLVKVTIVPRGKALGAAWYLPEERQITTYEQMFDELVATLGGRASEDVVFGKISTGALNDLEKVTKQAYAMVVYFGLNKEIGNVSYYDSTGQQEYSFSKPYSEATAQLIDTEIKKIIEQAYSRAKEILSENRDKLEELASILLKKEVIFREDLETIFGKRPFDESHEFNGQNGPSENAGQGSDSGIQPVEPQPAEPVQPDENQ; encoded by the coding sequence ATGAACGATACGAACGAAAAGAAACCTGAAAGCAATAACAGGCCTGATCCGAAGCTGAAAAACAATAAACCCAGATTCAGTTATTATTGGATTTATGCCTTGCTGGCAGTATTAATCATCGGCTTGCAGCTGATGAACTGGAACACCACGGTGAAGAACATCGGGTGGGGCGAATTAAAAGAGATGATCCTGAATCAGGAGATTGAACGCCTGGTGCTTGTCAATAAAGAGTTTGCTGAGGTATTTATCAAGAAAGACAAGCTGGCGCTTGAGAAATTCAAGGAAGTCAGACCTGGTGAGGGATTTGGCAGCACCCGTCCGCAATATGTCTATAATATTGGGTCGGTTGAAACTTTCGAGAAGGATGTCAGTGATATCCAAAAGGATTTTGAGAAACCGGTTTATATTGAAAATCTTACCAGACGCAATGTATGGGGTGACGCGCTTTCATGGATATTACCGGTGCTGCTGCTGATCGGGGCCTGGTTTTTCATCATGCGGATGATGAGCCGCGGCGCCGGGGGTGGCGGCCAGATCTTCAATATCGGCAAATCCAAGGCTCAGCTTTTTGACAAGGATACACACGTTAGCATCAATTTTAATGATGTGGCCGGATTGGAAGAAGCCAAGGTAGAAATCATGGAAATAGTGGATTTTCTGAAGAATCCGAAGAAATATACTACCCTTGGCGGCAAAATCCCCAAAGGGGCCTTACTGGTTGGCCCTCCCGGAACAGGGAAAACCCTGCTTGCCAAAGCGGTTGCCGGAGAGGCAAAGGTGCCTTTTTTCTCCCTATCGGGATCTGATTTTGTTGAAATGTTCGTAGGGGTCGGTGCCTCACGGGTACGCGACCTTTTTAAGCAGGCCAAAGAGAAGGCTCCCTGTATCATCTTTATCGATGAGATTGACGCCATTGGCCGGGCCAGGGGAAGGAACCAGATTACCGGAGCCAATGATGAACGTGAGAATACCCTGAATCAGCTGCTCACCGAGATGGATGGTTTTGCCACCAATGCCGGTGTTATCATTCTGGCGGCGACCAACCGCGCCGATATACTCGACCGCGCCCTGCTGCGTGCCGGCCGTTTCGACAGGCAGATTCATGTGGAATTGCCCGATCTGGAAGAGCGAAAGGCAATCTTTAAAGTGCATATGAAACCCCTGAAATTCGACGAATCCGTCGGCGTTGATTTTCTTTCGAAACAAACGCCCGGTTTTTCTGGAGCCGATATTGCCAATGTATGCAACGAAGCTGCATTGATCGCTGCCAGAAGAAACAAGACAGAGATCAGCAAGCAGGATTTTATGGATGCCATTGACCGGATCATCGGCGGTCTGGAAAAGCGGAACAAAATTATTTCTCCCCAGGAGAAGAAGGTCATTGCTTTTCACGAAGCCGGACATGCCGCGGTAAGCTGGTTGCTGCAATATGCGCATCCACTGGTTAAGGTTACCATAGTTCCCCGCGGCAAAGCGCTCGGAGCGGCATGGTATCTGCCCGAAGAGCGTCAGATAACCACTTATGAGCAGATGTTTGACGAGCTTGTTGCCACTCTGGGCGGAAGAGCTTCGGAAGATGTGGTTTTCGGGAAAATTTCTACCGGGGCACTGAACGACCTTGAAAAGGTGACCAAGCAGGCATACGCCATGGTTGTTTACTTTGGTCTGAACAAAGAGATCGGGAATGTGAGTTATTATGACTCGACAGGTCAGCAGGAATACTCATTCAGTAAGCCATACAGCGAAGCAACCGCTCAGCTTATTGATACAGAAATCAAGAAAATCATTGAACAGGCATACAGCCGTGCCAAGGAGATCCTTTCAGAAAACCGTGATAAATTGGAAGAGCTGGCATCTATACTTCTGAAAAAAGAAGTAATTTTCCGCGAGGATCTGGAAACCATTTTCGGAAAAAGACCTTTTGATGAGTCGCATGAATTTAACGGGCAGAACGGGCCATCTGAAAATGCAGGACAGGGGAGTGATTCCGGTATACAGCCTGTTGAACCACAACCGGCAGAACCGGTTCAACCCGATGAAAATCAATAA
- a CDS encoding LutC/YkgG family protein: MKARNKFNTRPEHIRESTTREKVLKNIRHALIEPAENPFPGVEFDSPVYKPMNEPPDINFAREFALSGGKFIFCESPEDMVKKVRLVFDDHLWEQAWCKDEALTGLLRHAGIKVKTGDDDIESMKVAVTSCEYLIARFGSIMVSSRQKSGRRMHAYPEIHVVIAFTSQVVNDLKDAIEKMRIKYSGRLPSMISVVTGPSRTADIEKTLVMGAHGPKEVYLFMADDVE; the protein is encoded by the coding sequence ATGAAAGCGCGCAATAAATTCAACACCCGTCCGGAACATATCCGGGAAAGCACGACCCGTGAAAAAGTGTTGAAGAATATCCGGCATGCGCTGATTGAACCCGCCGAAAATCCATTCCCCGGGGTTGAATTCGATTCTCCGGTTTACAAGCCTATGAATGAACCTCCCGATATCAACTTTGCCCGGGAGTTTGCCCTGTCAGGAGGGAAGTTTATATTTTGCGAATCACCCGAAGATATGGTGAAAAAGGTCAGGCTGGTTTTTGATGATCATCTCTGGGAGCAGGCATGGTGCAAGGATGAAGCCCTGACGGGCCTGCTCAGGCATGCAGGCATTAAGGTAAAAACCGGCGACGATGATATTGAATCAATGAAGGTGGCTGTTACCTCCTGTGAGTACCTGATTGCCCGGTTCGGGAGTATCATGGTTTCATCCAGGCAGAAGTCCGGACGACGCATGCACGCTTATCCTGAAATTCATGTTGTTATTGCGTTTACTTCGCAGGTGGTAAATGACCTGAAAGATGCCATTGAAAAAATGAGGATCAAATACAGCGGCAGGCTGCCCTCGATGATTTCGGTGGTGACAGGGCCCAGCAGGACAGCCGATATTGAGAAAACACTGGTGATGGGTGCGCATGGGCCTAAAGAAGTCTATCTGTTTATGGCAGATGATGTTGAATAA
- a CDS encoding putative signal transducing protein: protein MEGWTCIFTTNHLHEAELIKGMLEEHQIMAITVNKQDSVYLIGEVELYVQVDEAFLAMQIINKLNRE from the coding sequence ATGGAAGGCTGGACCTGCATATTCACCACCAACCACCTGCATGAAGCTGAACTGATAAAGGGTATGCTTGAAGAGCACCAGATTATGGCAATTACAGTTAATAAGCAGGATTCTGTCTACCTGATAGGAGAAGTGGAACTTTATGTACAGGTGGATGAAGCATTCCTTGCTATGCAAATCATCAATAAGCTGAATCGTGAATAA